A region of Sugiyamaella lignohabitans strain CBS 10342 chromosome A, complete sequence DNA encodes the following proteins:
- the CCA1 gene encoding Cca1p (ATP (CTP):tRNA-specific tRNA nucleotidyltransferase; different forms targeted to the nucleus, cytosol, and mitochondrion are generated via the use of multiple transcriptional and translational start sites; GO_component: GO:0005737 - cytoplasm [Evidence IEA,IEA]; GO_component: GO:0005737 - cytoplasm [Evidence NAS] [PMID 1634528]; GO_component: GO:0005737 - cytoplasm [Evidence NAS] [PMID 8175766]; GO_component: GO:0005737 - cytoplasm [Evidence NAS] [PMID 8617732]; GO_component: GO:0005759 - mitochondrial matrix [Evidence IDA] [PMID 1634528]; GO_component: GO:0005739 - mitochondrion [Evidence IEA,IEA]; GO_component: GO:0005739 - mitochondrion [Evidence IDA] [PMID 16823961]; GO_component: GO:0005634 - nucleus [Evidence IEA,IEA]; GO_component: GO:0005634 - nucleus [Evidence NAS] [PMID 1634528]; GO_component: GO:0005634 - nucleus [Evidence NAS] [PMID 8175766]; GO_component: GO:0005634 - nucleus [Evidence NAS] [PMID 8617732]; GO_function: GO:0005524 - ATP binding [Evidence IEA]; GO_function: GO:0052929 - ATP:3'-cytidine-cytidine-tRNA adenylyltransferase activity [Evidence IEA]; GO_function: GO:0052928 - CTP:3'-cytidine-tRNA cytidylyltransferase activity [Evidence IEA]; GO_function: GO:0052927 - CTP:tRNA cytidylyltransferase activity [Evidence IEA]; GO_function: GO:0003723 - RNA binding [Evidence IEA,IEA]; GO_function: GO:0000166 - nucleotide binding [Evidence IEA]; GO_function: GO:0016779 - nucleotidyltransferase activity [Evidence IEA,IEA]; GO_function: GO:0004810 - tRNA adenylyltransferase activity [Evidence IDA] [PMID 1634528]; GO_function: GO:0016740 - transferase activity [Evidence IEA]; GO_process: GO:0006396 - RNA processing [Evidence IEA]; GO_process: GO:0001680 - tRNA 3'-terminal CCA addition [Evidence IEA]; GO_process: GO:0001680 - tRNA 3'-terminal CCA addition [Evidence IDA] [PMID 1634528]): MATTNSDTGSHANASTGVGHDNQPLPVIALDPTEQKIRDLLVKFSSVFEKSEKNKREDGGADSKEPVVLRITGGWVRDKLLGKASHDIDIAINTSTGLVFAEALNEYITENAQVLGLEARSIHKIEKNPEKSKHLETATTKLYDLDIDFVNLRAEEYAGDSRIPTVRFGTPEEDAYRRDATLNALFYNLQEQKVEDFTGRGLQDLRDGILRTPLPSFVTFDEDPLRVLRLIRFSSTFGFEIEESATQAMSDPRIRLALIRKISRERVGTEVGKILRSSNPAKGLNEIAELGLEDSIFLLLDAYKPKGFEAPPSQLIPCVKVLDELVKSTPEQLHPELRSANILNSPSLWLASALNHWGTIQAIDEKKKPASAVSLIIRDGLKLPNNEGKLVSDLYALETAVQEAASNFETLSRKDLGVLIRKCDQHWRLYFVFAMIKQLMAENSNANEIFANYSSLIDKVYAFDVADAWALKPLVNGKQIQQAFGLRKGGPYLAETLNSLIEYQLANPGVSEAECLDYIMTLKCKYVSA, from the coding sequence ATGGCAACTACCAATTCCGACACTGGTTCTCATGCCAATGCCAGTACTGGTGTAGGTCATGACAACCAACCATTACCAGTTATCGCGCTTGATCCTACTGAACAGAAGATCAGAGATCTGCTAGTGAAATTCTCAAGTGTGTTTGAGAAATccgagaaaaataaaagagaaGATGGTGGTGCAGACTCTAAAGAACCTGTGGTGCTTCGGATTACTGGTGGTTGGGTTAGAGATAAACTACTAGGGAAAGCCTCtcatgatattgatattgctaTTAATACCTCTACTGGACTTGTTTTTGCTGAAGCACTTAACGAATATATTACTGAAAATGCACAGGTCTTGGGACTTGAGGCTCGTTCAATTCACAAGATCGAAAAGAACCCAGAAAAGTCGAAACATTTGGAAACTGCCACTACTAAATTATATGATTTAGACATAGATTTTGTCAACCTACGTGCTGAGGAGTATGCTGGAGATTCACGAATTCCTACTGTTCGATTCGGGACTCCTGAGGAAGATGCATATAGACGAGATGCGACACTCAATGCGTTGTTTTATAATTTACAGGAGCAAAAAGTGGAAGACTTTACAGGACGAGGATTACAAGATCTTCGAGATGGAATCTTGCGAACTCCCTTACCATCTTTTGTGAcatttgatgaagatcCATTGCGTGTGTTGAGACTCATTCGGTTTTCCAGCACCTTTGGGTTTGAGATTGAAGAATCCGCAACTCAGGCAATGTCCGACCCTCGAATAAGGTTGGCGCTTATCCGCAAAATCAGTCGTGAAAGAGTTGGTACCGAGGTGGGAAAAATCCTTCGTAGCAGCAATCCCGCAAAGGGTCTTAATGAGATTGCCGAACTGGGTCTTGAGGATTCTATTTTCTTACTCCTAGATGCATATAAACCAAAAGGTTTTGAAGCACCACCATCTCAATTAATACCATGTGTAAAAGTTCTTGATGAGCTTGTAAAGTCGACTCCTGAACAACTACACCCAGAACTCCGAAGTGCTAATATTCTCAACTCTCCAAGTCTATGGCTAGCATCAGCTCTGAACCACTGGGGAACAATTCAAGCTATagatgaaaagaaaaagccaGCTTCCGCTGTCAGCTTGATAATCAGAGACGGACTCAAACTTCCCAATAATGAGGGTAAGCTTGTTTCGGACTTATATGCCCTAGAAACGGCCGTACAAGAGGCTGCCAGCAATTTTGAGACATTGTCTCGAAAGGATCTTGGCGTACTGATTAGAAAATGTGACCAACATTGGAGACTATATTTTGTGTTTGCCATGATCAAGCAGCTAATGGCCGAAAACTCCAATGCCAATGAGATCTTTGCTAACTACTCTAGCCTCATTGACAAAGTGTATGCCTTTGACGTAGCCGACGCCTGGGCCTTGAAGCCACTTGTCAATGGCAAACAAATTCAACAGGCCTTTGGTCTTCGAAAAGGTGGCCCTTATCTTGCTGAAACACTCAACTCTCTGATTGAATATCAGCTTGCCAATCCAGGAGTTTCCGAGGCCGAATGTCTTGACTACATCATGACATTAAAATGTAAATATGTATCTGCATAA
- the CHS2 gene encoding chitin synthase CHS2 (Chitin synthase II; catalyzes transfer of N-acetylglucosamine (GlcNAc) to chitin upon activation of zymogenic form; required for chitin synthesis in the primary septum during cytokinesis; localization regulated by Cdk1p during mitosis; phosphorylation by Dbf2p kinase regulates its dynamics and chitin synthesis during cytokinesis; GO_component: GO:0005935 - cellular bud neck [Evidence IDA] [PMID 8909536]; GO_component: GO:0016021 - integral component of membrane [Evidence IEA]; GO_component: GO:0016021 - integral component of membrane [Evidence ISM] [PMID 12192589]; GO_component: GO:0016020 - membrane [Evidence IEA,IEA]; GO_function: GO:0004100 - chitin synthase activity [Evidence IEA,IEA]; GO_function: GO:0004100 - chitin synthase activity [Evidence IDA] [PMID 9990311]; GO_function: GO:0016740 - transferase activity [Evidence IEA]; GO_function: GO:0016757 - transferase activity, transferring glycosyl groups [Evidence IEA]; GO_function: GO:0016758 - transferase activity, transferring hexosyl groups [Evidence IEA]; GO_process: GO:0000916 - actomyosin contractile ring contraction [Evidence IMP] [PMID 11839781]; GO_process: GO:0000916 - actomyosin contractile ring contraction [Evidence IDA] [PMID 15772160]; GO_process: GO:0006031 - chitin biosynthetic process [Evidence IEA]; GO_process: GO:0006031 - chitin biosynthetic process [Evidence IMP] [PMID 22573892]), with the protein MDGIDPCDDNVLDVLTTIGVYQPDRLKKMVDGRETVAHIFEYTTQLCVTPSNQLLRPAENNDSSLPPVQFIFCLKQKNSKKINSHRWLFNAFGRMLNPEVCILLDAGTKPAPKSIIALWQAFYNNKNVGGACGEIHAMLGKNYKLLLNPLIAAQNFEYKISNILDKPLESTFGFISVLPGAFSAYRYEAIRGRPLEQYFHGDHTLASRLGKKGIDGMNIFKKNMFLAEDRILCFEVTFKAGDKWHLTYVKASKAETDVPEGVAEFISQRRRWLNGSFAASIYSVMHFGRIYKSGHNPLRMLFLHIQLLYNMVQLVLSWFSLASYYLTTTVIMQLAADPNAFGGSSDAKSFPFAKDVSNIIALVLKYLYASFVILSFLLALGNRPKGSKWSYYVSIVAFGIIQFYVVAISFYLAATAFTEQPISSVSEFFSNFFTSITSLIIVALGSTFGLYIVSGFLYLDPWHVFHSFLQYMFLMPSFVNILNVYAFCNWHDVSWGTKGSDKVDALPVAQSKKDSDGLTAVVEEIERPQGYLDQQFQQIVDRALAPYVAEKSVEKKSNDDEYKSFRTNLIILWIFSNLALILGITSTNANEVGITASVSHRTTYFFAFLLWSNAVIAIFRLVGNVVFCTRSWFKVCFSKR; encoded by the coding sequence ATGGACGGTATTGATCCTTGTGATGACAACGTTCTTGATGTTTTAACCACCATTGGTGTTTACCAGCCTGATAGACTAAAGAAAATGGTTGATGGAAGAGAGACAGTGGCGCATATTTTCGAGTATACCACTCAATTATGTGTTACTCCTAGCAACCAGCTTCTCAGACCAGCTGAAAACAACGATTCTTCACTCCCTCCTGTCCAGTTCATTTTCTGTTTGAAGCAAAAGAACTCCAAGAAAATCAATTCTCACCGTTGGCTTTTCAACGCTTTCGGCCGAATGCTGAACCCAGAAGTGTGTATTTTACTTGATGCTGGTACCAAGCCAGCTCCCAAATCGATTATTGCCCTTTGGCAAGCATTTTATAACAACAAGAACGTTGGTGGTGCCTGTGGTGAAATTCACGCCATGTTGGGTAAAAACTACAAGCTCTTGCTCAACCCACTTATTGCTGCACAAAACTTCGAGTATAAAATCTCCAATATCCTTGACAAGCCCTTGGAATCGACTTTTGGATTCATCTCGGTCTTACCCGGTGCCTTTTCTGCATATAGATATGAAGCCATTCGTGGAAGACCCCTCGAACAATATTTCCATGGTGACCATACTCTTGCTAGTCGGTTGGGCAAAAAGGGTATTGATGGTatgaatattttcaagaaaaatatGTTCTTGGCCGAGGATCGTATCTTGTGTTTCGAGGTCACTTTCAAAGCAGGTGACAAGTGGCACTTGACTTATGTCAAGGCATCCAAAGCTGAGACTGATGTTCCTGAAGGTGTTGCTGAGTTCATCAGTCAACGTCGTCGTTGGCTCAATGGTTCTTTTGCTGCTTCCATTTATAGTGTGATGCATTTTGGCAGAATTTACAAGTCTGGCCATAATCCTCTTCGTATGTTGTTCTTGCATATTCAACTGCTCTATAACATGGTTCAATTGGTGTTATCCTGGTTCTCGCTGGCTTCTTATTACCTTACCACTACAGTCATTATGCAATTGGCTGCTGACCCAAATGCCTTTGGTGGCAGCTCCGATGCAAAGAGTTTCCCATTTGCCAAGGACGTCAGCAACATCATAGCACTGGTattgaaatatttgtaTGCTTCTTTTGTTATTTTGTCTTTCTTGTTGGCTCTAGGAAACAGACCTAAAGGTTCTAAATGGAGTTACTACGTTTCGATTGTCGCTTTCGGTATCATTCAGTTCTATGTTGTAGCCATTTCATTCTATTTGGCAGCAACTGCGTTCACTGAACAGCCCATTAGTTCGGTCAGCGAGTTCTTCAGTAATTTCTTCACATCAATCACAAGTTTAATTATTGTGGCCCTCGGCTCGACTTTTGGTTTGTAcattgtttctggtttcCTGTACCTCGATCCTTGGCACGTATTCCACAGTTTCCTGCAGTACATGTTCCTTATGCCAAGTTTCGTCAATATCCTCAATGTTTATGCGTTCTGTAACTGGCACGATGTTTCTTGGGGTACCAAGGGATCTGACAAGGTCGACGCATTGCCTGTTGCACAATCAAAGAAGGATAGTGATGGTCTTACTGCAGTTGTCGAAGAAATCGAGCGTCCTCAAGGCTATCTCGACCAACAGTTCCAGCAGATTGTGGATCGCGCACTGGCTCCGTATGTAGCCGAAAAGAGTGtggaaaagaagagcaacGACGACGAGTACAAGAGTTTCCGTACCAATCTGATCATTCTGTGGATTTTCAGCAATTTAGCTCTGATTTTAGGTATCACTTCGACTAATGCTAATGAAGTTGGTATCACTGCTTCAGTCAGTCATCGTACTACCTATTTCTTCGCATTTTTGCTCTGGTCCAATGCCGTTATTGCTATTTTCAGACTGGTAGGTAACGTCGTGTTCTGCACTCGCAGTTGGTTCAAGGTATGCTTTTCAAAGAGATGA
- a CDS encoding aldo-keto reductase superfamily protein (NADPH-dependent alpha-keto amide reductase; reduces aromatic alpha-keto amides, aliphatic alpha-keto esters, and aromatic alpha-keto esters; member of the aldo-keto reductase (AKR) family; protein abundance increases in response to DNA replication stress; GO_component: GO:0005737 - cytoplasm [Evidence IEA,IEA]; GO_component: GO:0005737 - cytoplasm [Evidence IDA] [PMID 14562095]; GO_component: GO:0005634 - nucleus [Evidence IEA,IEA]; GO_component: GO:0005634 - nucleus [Evidence IDA] [PMID 14562095]; GO_component: GO:0005886 - plasma membrane [Evidence IDA] [PMID 16622836]; GO_function: GO:0004032 - alditol:NADP+ 1-oxidoreductase activity [Evidence IDA,ISS] [PMID 11306085]; GO_function: GO:0004033 - aldo-keto reductase (NADP) activity [Evidence IDA] [PMID 17140678]; GO_function: GO:0051268 - alpha-keto amide reductase activity [Evidence IDA] [PMID 15564669]; GO_function: GO:0051269 - alpha-keto ester reductase activity [Evidence IDA] [PMID 15564669]; GO_function: GO:0016491 - oxidoreductase activity [Evidence IEA,IEA]; GO_process: GO:0043603 - cellular amide metabolic process [Evidence IDA] [PMID 15564669]; GO_process: GO:0006725 - cellular aromatic compound metabolic process [Evidence IDA] [PMID 16268655]; GO_process: GO:0042180 - cellular ketone metabolic process [Evidence IDA] [PMID 17140678]; GO_process: GO:0034599 - cellular response to oxidative stress [Evidence IGI] [PMID 17919749]; GO_process: GO:0055114 - oxidation-reduction process [Evidence IEA,IEA]): MSYGKKSWNEWVLEDEELVFSLMKKAYDVGIRTFDTADMYSDGHSEILVGKFLKKYNIPRSTIVILSKCYNKCDSDPSIENTELNWINRWGLSRKHIFDAVEDSVKRLGTYIDVLQIHRLDRETSKEEIMEALHDVVKSGQVRYIGASSMRATEFAQLQFIAEKHNWTKFISMQNFYNLVYREEEREMIPYCKETGVGLIPWSPVARGVLARPVGEGSLRSSTDKFAKFLKLGHAKEDQEIINRVEEVAKKRGISMAQVAIAWTLSKGTAPIVGFNKLERIDEAVEAISIKLTDEEISYLEEPYIPHPVAGF; encoded by the coding sequence ATGAGCTATGGCAAGAAGTCATGGAATGAATGGGTTTTGGAAGACGAGGAACTTGTCTTCagtttgatgaagaaggcCTATGATGTGGGTATTCGTACTTTTGACACTGCTGATATGTACTCAGATGGCCATTCTGAGATTCTTGTAGGAAAGTTCCTCAAAAAGTACAACATCCCCCGTTCCACTATTGTCATTTTGTCCAAATGTTATAACAAGTGTGACTCTGATCCTTCTATTGAGAACACTGAGCTCAATTGGATCAACCGATGGGGTTTGAGTAGAAAGCACATCTTTGATGCGGTTGAGGATTCTGTGAAGAGACTTGGTACTTATATTGATGTCTTGCAAATTCACCGTCTCGACAGAGAAACCAGCAAGGAGGAGATCATGGAGGCTCTTCACGATGTTGTTAAGAGCGGCCAAGTCAGATATATTGGTGCCTCCAGTATGAGAGCTACTGAATTTGCCCAATTGCAATTCATTGCTGAGAAGCACAACTGGACCAAGTTCATTTCCATGCAAAACTTTTACAACCTCGTGTATCGTGAGGAGGAGAGAGAAATGATCCCTTACTGTAAGGAGACTGGCGTCGGCCTTATTCCTTGGTCGCCAGTCGCCCGTGGCGTCTTGGCTCGTCCTGTCGGTGAAGGATCTCTCCGTTCCAGTACTGATAAATTCGCCAAGTTCCTTAAATTAGGCCATGCAAAGGAGGACCAAGAGATTATCAACCGTGTTGAGGAAGTTGCCAAGAAGAGAGGAATTTCCATGGCACAAGTTGCTATTGCTTGGACTCTTTCCAAAGGAACTGCTCCTATTGTCGGTTTTAACAAGCTCGAGAGAATTGATGAGGCTGTAGAGGCTATCTCAATCAAGTTGACCGACGAGGAGATTAGCTACCTTGAGGAGCCTTATATTCCTCATCCTGTTGCTGGCTTTTAA